A stretch of DNA from Agelaius phoeniceus isolate bAgePho1 chromosome 4, bAgePho1.hap1, whole genome shotgun sequence:
TAACCCACTTGGCAAAGGATTCCCAAGACAAAGGCCACCAagaataaagtattttttattaataaaggTGGATTAGTTTGCCTTTTTATTACCTAAAGGAAAGtacataataaataaatttcaatAGATTTACAATAGATTGTATTTGTTCTTATGGATAAGAACCAAACTAAGACTTGAAATtacatttctatttaaaatCCTGCACATCTTTGTCTCAAAACTTCAAGAATATATGAAATAGGATAAAACACATAAAAACCATAAAAAGTTCATTATAAAAATTGATAATCTGTACTTCCTATATGCACAGTAACAATCTAAACACTTAGAGTTACACCACTTGCATGAAAGGTTTTTGAATAAGCAAATTCAAGTgatttattatttacatttttgttcTGTCATAATACAATTCAAAGTTTAGAATTAAATGCTTCTATACTGTGAATTCTTATTGAATTTTTATATACAATTAGATCAGGGGAAAACTACAGCCTTTGAAGATACTTGTAACACATTTTTTAAGCATGATGTCAAGGGACATGCTTAGTGCCTGTGAAGGAACTAAGCCAATGTAGAGGAACTTTGATTACAAGAAGAGATGAGACTTAAAAGCAAGAGTAGGATCAACAGCACTGATCAGCAGTACTCAGACTGGTACATACTAAGAAATGTGCCTGAATCAAGACCAAAGAGCTTGTGCTCCAAGGCCAGAGCATGCAAGACTGATCAGCAGCACATCTACAGTCCATAACCAGATGTATCATGAAAAGCATGACATACACACCTCATTTATCCCAACCCAAGACAGACTGTAGCCATAAAGACAGTCAGAATGAAGAAGCGAAGACAGCAGGCAGCAATCTTGCCCAAGATTTATGGAGGATGAAGCAAACAAGATTCTGTGGCAAAAGATGACATCTTAACACCTGTCTGACTCCTATAAAGTACAGAAGATGTGTCTAAGAGCAGTTCAGCACCAACATATACAGAGGATTCAAAAAAATTAGGTTTGTTGCAGTCCATGTCACACTCCAGTGAACCTAGCCAGATCACCTGGACACAAATCTTGGTGTTTACAAGGACATGATGGGATGTGAAAGAGATCTAAGACAAAGGAGCATGTGTGACTAAGCACTAGATATCACCTTTCATGAGGTCTCACACTAGATTTGGTTACATTAGCTTCCTGTGCCAGTATCATTACTAGTGGAAGCAAATTTACTTGTGATTGTCAATATAATACACAGGGAACAGTGACCAAATTCATCAACTCTAGCAGGCATGATGTTTTCCTTATCACTTCCAATTCAGGGTTTAAATACCTCCCTAAGTTCAGACAAAAAGCACAATATTTTTGTTTACCTGATGTGCATAAAATGCCGCCACAGGCTTCATACCCATGCGATAGGCCTCTCCAGCCTTTTTCAAACATTCCTGTCTCTTTTGCTGGTGACAAAAAGCTTCTGCTCTTAAATCATCATATTGTGGATACTCAAAGTCTTGAAACATTTCACATAAAGGATCATCCTCTTCCTTACTTTTTTTTGCCTGTAGGAATTCATATTGTTGAAGTTACAGGTGTATTGTAGGGTGTTTTCATTAGCATCATTTTGGCTATGTTTATAActatggttaaaaaaaatataaatacctTCTTCTCACGGTTCTTTGCAGCACTGTAGGAAGAAACAATTTCATTTTGCTGAGCAGTTTCTTGAGCTATAACTGTTTGTACAGGATCTGCCTCCAGAACACAGTTCAGAAACTGTTCAGTTTGTTCTAAAGAGTAGCTGTAAAGGATAAATAAAGTCCGTGACTTTCCAAGTATCTATTAATAGCTGCTATAGTTATCTAAATTCATTATAACAAACATTGATATTGTTACAGAACTAGATTACAATGAAAATAAACACTGGAATGGAATATTCCAGCTTATTAAAGAAAGGCTTGCAAACTCCTTGTAGGGCATTACTGGCATCAACACACATGCAGTCTTGGTTGACTGAAACATAACTGAGGGGCACTTGaacattaaaaggaaaattacatAACTGAAATAAATTGCATCCTACCCTAATCAAAGAGATATTAATGCTCTTTGGGCTGAGTAAGATAGTTAATCCTAAATCTTCTCTGGTCAGGGTTAGATAGTTCAAACTAATTTAAAACTAGCTCAGTTTTCTGAAACCCTAATGAGGGAAAATCCTTGTATTTTTAGTCAGACTTTGTTATCAAATTTAATTAAGTAAGACATCAGCTGCCAACACTTTCTAATAagccatttttcttctttattcttGCTCTTTAGTAAGCTAACAAGAACAGACTGATCAAAAGTAAAGACAGATTTTGGGAAAGACAACACTATGAGGACAATTTTGAATGTGAAAAATGAGATGGTGAAATGTTTGAATTATAAAAATGGATGAAGGATATATTTTAAACAGGAAAGATTTTTATAACAACCTGGACAAGCAGCATGACTGACAAGTAGGTATGCAAACCCATATGTACAGACAGACATTCAAATGGCCAAGGATGAAAAAAGATGtttctcttgaaaaaaaaagttccctTCACAGAAACTTGGATTTAAGAACGTAGACATATATCCCAGAAACATAAtgcagaagagagaaagagaatgTCAGCAGGAAGGCATAGAGAGATGGTTCAttccctcagagcagctgcagtaACCAGGAAAGTACTCACAGGTAACACCAGGTGATGGCTGTGTTTTCCTCTTGGGCAGATGCCATGTCCTGCAATCCTACTATTATCACACCCACTCATTTCTCCCACTAGATTTAAACCCAAACTCTCAAGAAAATATGCAGTTCCACTGACAGTAAAGCAGTGGTCAACAGCAAGAGACATTCTTCTCCCAGTGAAAGAAACTGTCTATTCTGCCCTAAAAAGAAATGTGTCTAAACTGAGTTTTATACCCTTTTTGCCTTTAAACCAACTAGCTTTTATTTAGAGTAACAAAAAGCACTACTTTGCAAAAAGCCATTCTTTAGTAGCATCTTAACTCTCAATATTTATGACTGTAACTGAGTACCATTTTTACAAAGAAGTAATAGGATTTCTTACTTGTTGTCCCTGAAGACATCCATTAAGAAATTTTGATTAATAGTTGGAAACATCTCAAAAAGTTGCTTCTCCTTTAGTTTAGCAGCACAGTCTTTTCTGGCTGTAGAAGGAACACGATTCTACccagaagacaaaagaaatatattaaaagtTCTTCATTAGAAAAAAAGTACAGTAAAGGTGGAGCCAATCCAACTTTGCCATTATTTGTTACAATTTAAAAAGCATCTACTCAGTTGGTATGCACCCACAGCAATGACAATGTGTGCCATACCAGCCTGCCACACTGATCAGCATAAAGTAAGGACAGGTGAGTTGTATCATACACCACTGCACTACTCTGCAGTCTTTTGAAGTAATGCAGCTGGAGGTCCCCCATAATTTGGACGAAGTAAAATGAGGATTTTTAGGAGGGATTTAGGTTTTGGAATTTATTCCCTGCCAGTCCATTAAGTCCAGTGCTAAGCTTGTGCAAAGTCCACCTCTTTTCTCTATACTGAGGGCCTGGGATTGAAACAATACCTTATTGTTAAGCAGCATAAACAATTTTGGTTTGATGTATCTGAAGCTGTGTCTATAATAAATATTCCTACTTGTCATCTAATTATAACCTAGAATCGATTGGACTGATCGTTCCAATATTcatattttttcaaaaaaagaaaaaaagtgatcAAAATAAAGCCAAGCTCCATGAATTCAAACTGAAAGTAAAGCTGTGAACGTGACATTTGTTGTTATCAGGAGGGCACATACATGCAGTTCAAAGAAAGAATCCACAAGCCATTTTCCAAGTACAGGCTAATTCATACAACTTCCTACACCAGTTCAGAGCTCCTCTACTTTAGGACAGCTGCTTATCAGAGACCATTACAAATAAGAACACCTGTTCTGAACATCAGTGGGGCAGTAGAGGGCAGTATCAGGCACAAGCCAAACAGGCAGGGTACAGGAATTCTGTGAGGAAAACAAAGAGCTAGTAAAAATCTATTGAAGAGTTACTTTAGAAGTGGGTACAGAAACTTGTTGGAGATTAACCTCAATTACTTATTTTAATGTCTCATGTCTGTTAGGATGATTATTGTGGGTTCTCCTAactaacaaaaaacccccaacattACAGCCAATTGAGTACACTTCTAAACAAGGCATGGAGCCAACTAAGAACTTTTTTTTGATATTGCTGTCACAATGAAAAGCATGGAAGATCACAATGATCTTTGGTTTTAGCTGAGCAACCAAAAAACAATTCAACCAAACACAAATGCTAGCCTGGATATGTAGCATGATCTGTTTGTGAAACAACCAAAATATTATATTCTAAATGAGACTGTATTTTTCAAACAGAACCATCTATCTCAAGCAAACTCCTGTATCACAGTTATCAACAATACTAATTGGCATGCATTTGTCTCATAAATTCAAGGTGTaatcagcagcacagggatgagTCACCAAATAAGACATACTCTATTTCACTGTAAGTAATTAATCTAAACCACATTAAAAAATGGTGCTATCCATACCAGGTCCTCTCTCTCCTGCATTGCTATTTCTTCAGAAATTATTTGTCTGAGAGAAACTTTCTGAATCTGAGCATTCCAGTGATCCATAAATGGAAAAACATCTGATGTTGCTGGAGTTTTTGTCTGTATATCATTAGATGTGTCTGCAGCCAAGCTCGATTTCTTCTTCTGTATTTTGCTGTCTGCATTCTGAGATAACAGCACTTCTGAGTCATCTGTATCTATCTGCTGAAACACTGTAGGACATTCAGAAGCAATAAAAGTAGGGTGACAAAACACATTAGGTTATATATACATGCAATGCCAAAATAATTAAGACAAGTTTTTCAACCTATACAGTTTGAGCTTTGTTAAAACAAGATTATTAATgctaaaacaaaaaccaacacgTTGCTTTCACCTTCACCACTTCCATTTCCCAAAGACTGATCATCTTTATCTATTTcatgaaacaaaagaaaaccatcAGACTTCCTCACCAAATTTTCAAGTGCTAAGACATATCTTACAGCTGCAAATCACCTTGCACATACATTAAGTGGGGGCTTGTTTGCTTTTATAAATGAATCACTGACTCCTATGTTTACCTGCCTTTCTTCTAGAACTTAAGGACAGATGCTTAACAATCTCATTTTCCACTTCTACAAGTTAATGGCAACAGCATTGTATGGTCACTAGTTTGCACCCACACTGCAGTCCAAGTCTGCAGTGGGGTTCTGCCATAGAGGGACATTTCTTCTGGGAGATGAATGAAAACTGGACTGCAAGAGATGTTAACACTTTTTAAACAAGGCATCCATCTTCCTGCTAAAATCACCTCTGATGAACAAGGTGTCACTGATGTATTCCTgacctcccttccttccctgcagaAATCTTACTCTGCTAGTAATTCTCAGGCTGTTCCTTTTCTTGCCACAGAGAATTCCTACCAAACAACTGTCTGATTCAACCAGAGCTTCTCCAAGTTTTCTGAATGACACAAAATTATAGGCTTTATCTGGAACTAGTGATTCTGCTTATAATTaactcctctcccctcccccacACATCACAAGAGATTGGTAAATGGATCCAAAGGCAATAAGATTTAGTCTAATAAATAAAGTCATCATTTTTCAATGGATGGAGTATTTGCAACCTTAAGTTTCAAATAATTAAATGCTTTTATAATGAACATTAAGTATTTTTACAATTAAAAGAAATACGTGACATACCTTCTGCAGACGACTTACATGATTCATCTCTCCTCTGACGCTTCtaaagaaaaatagtaaaatcATGAATGTTTGAAGTTATGAATTTTGCAGGAAAACTTTGCAAGCGTTAGCTTCTAATTAAAGCAGTTTCAAAATAAGGTCTCGCAATATTTCTCAAAgattcagtattttaaaaaaatatatttaggaAAAGTAATTCTGAAGTGAAATTTGTAAGCTGAAATTATCTTTCTAAAAACACATCAAACCAGAGAAACATGCCCCACTGCTAAGATTTTATAGCCTTAATTAGATAAATCAAGCAAAAATTTAGCCAAAAGGCATTCCAAGTTTCACAGAGCTGTAAAGGAACATAAGTTAGAGAACTCATCTCAGTTGTTGCATGTGGAGATGTTTTGTACAGAGAATAATTAATCAAAGAATTGTTTTTACAGGTCAAAAAACCAATAAGGATTTTTGGCCAGTGGAATTCTTCATCAATCTTGTAGTGAAATTGTGCACTGTGATCCTTCTTTTTTAAGAATCTTCTTTTCATGATGAGGCACTCATGACCTCCCTTAAAACATCTTTCAACAGCTCCAATGATTATGACATACTGATACACTCCACACATTTTACAAACTACTATTACATTTTATCATCGTTCTTGCAAAGATAACACCTTTAGACCAAGACATATGCAGACAAATGGTCTGACAAAATACAGGCATGCCACAATGTATCATAAACAAGAAATCTACTGACCAGAATAGattctttccatttttcatgAATCACTTTTGCCAAATTCAGATCAATATGAACCACACAATCCTCAACAGTTAGTGATCCTTGAGAAACAAAGAGAATATATTCATTAAAAGCATTCTATAAAAACTTATGTAAGCAATTGAAGTACAGTATCCTAGACTTATTAATTTTAACTTGGATATTCTACATAAACTGGTCATGactaaaaaaaattctaaacaaAAAAGCACATTCCACAGAAATTGTTTTCAGGTGTTAAAAAACTCTGAAAGGCTAGGAAAGAAACAAGTTAACATTAACTGTATATTGTTGAAATATGGCTACCTGGACAACggtatttttccttctcttttcaatTTTTCTAGCAGACCCTTCTTTTACGAAGCCATTGTTAATTGAAAACAGTTTCATCCACAAAACTGCAATTCCCCCTGTTCCATTGCAATCCACATGGCAACTGGTTTTCTGTACAACATACCCACCACAGCCCAACAGCAGTCACATCCCTCCTTTCCAACACACAAACTCAGAGAGACAAACTCCAAGCAACCCCCCAAACTCTACAGGAAACAGCAGAAATTATCATGGTATCATAACAAAAGCTCTTTTTCCTAAAAAGGGTATTTTTCAccctttcaaaaataaaaaaaacaagaagCATGTATGTGCCAAATAAAAATTTTGGGCATACTTCAGacacaataaaacacttttcTGCTATAaaaaacaaactttttttttttaaggaggtAGGCACATAAGGCAAAGAGGCCAGTAATCAAACCCACCAATAAATCAGGTATCCAGGGTTTCACATAAAGCAATCTTCAAGATGAAAgatggaaatgagaaaaaaaaggataaagtgtggggaaaaaagagagaaaaacatcaAACTTATAATCctcctattttcttttttcctttttctatcaCTCTTTAACTTCTGAGATGCATGTTCAAGCTGCTTATGACTTCCTTAACCATAATCTGCCAGCAGAAGGATCTGTTGTCATCTTTTCAAGGACACAGCCAACTTCATCTCCCTTAACCATCCATCTTCTTGTTCCCCAACTTATGTGATGcctaaagttttttttttccctttcttctttcctaATCAGCCACAATTTGCATATTCCTTATCATCTAAATATCTCTTCAGAGTTTGAATATAAGCTCAAAGGCCTGTTGCTCAGAATGCAAataagcaaatatatttttactttgAAGTATGTGCATGTACAAAAAGACAAAGGCAGAAGGTAGCACTACTGCACTTATATTTTATGCCATGCTTAGTTCAGTTTCATTTCTGCATTAACATCAACGGGCAGTATCATGAGGAGTTACAGGAATCTACTCCCTAAAAATCAAGCATGAAGATAAAAAAGCacaggcaaagaaagaaaggttTACTAcccttttttttcataaaaacatGTATATAATTACATCATACCTGCATCAATGCCAACAGGTCCAAATATCTCTTTCAGCTGGAGTGCCAATTCAGGAGGCAATGTTAATTCTAGGCAATCTATACTGAAGGCTGCATGTGATGCTGGTACAGGGCTTTGTCTCTTGGCTTTAGTTGCAGCCCAGCTTGGAGTGTCAATTTCTTCTTTACCACATATCTCCCTGGAATTCTCCTGAGTTTCTTTATCCTTCTCCAGTTCTTTATTGCTGCTAGGACCAACCAGAGGTGCATGATCCATTTCCAGTAACAAACCAGTCCCTTTGGAATTTTTGGCATTGCTTTCTGAAGGGTTACTGTCACTTTCATTGTTTAATTCAGATTTCAAATTGGTAGAAATTGTGTTAGGATCACGAGGCAAAACTGCATCAAGTTGTAAAAGTGATGGCTTATTTACAGTTTCTTCAAAAGGACTCTCACTCCCTCCCTTCTGCTTTCCTGAAACAGACAGCTCAATGactcctgctgctgagctgcttgtgTTAGTTCTAGGGGCTGAATCCACAGAATTTTTCACTTCCACTGAATTATCCAATGAGGTAGCAGTGAATGAGTCAGAAACATCAGCACTTGTCACAGCTGTCTTGGCAGCCCTACTTTCTGCAATGCTGAGTGGTGAGTCCTTGCCTTCTGAAGTCTCAAAAGTATCACCAGCCCCAAGTACTTGTGGGGCTTGTTTGCAGTCTTTGAGATTCTCATCACAGTTTATACTTGCCTTGAAATCAAGGTCTGTGGCCACTGGCTCAGCTTCGCTTACCTGAAAGCTCTCAGTATCAACAGCTTTACGTAACTTTTCATCAGAGTCTAACAGTAGACCTGTGGCCCAGTCTATGTCTTTATTACATCTTTCATACAGATCTTTCAGAGCTTCAAATGAAACAGACTCAAAGAGCTTACAGAGTGTATCTAGTTTTTCAGACTCATCAATATTGATAAGCTCACTTTCCTCCACAAAAGTACTTTTATCATACGTAACTCGATAGGGTATTTTTTCCTGAGAATCTGAGACATTATCTATGTCTTTGGGTTTAAAGCCATCTAACCTCCCATGCAGTATTTTTGTTGTCTCaggaaaaagcattttcttttctaatctCCACAGGAGAGCAAAGTCCTGTGATTCAGTCTGTGAATAGCTACTTTTTTGCCTACACAagtctgttttctgtttctcttctgcCAGGTTAAGTTTAGACAAGTGGTCCTCTTCTCTGGGATGTGGCAAGCTGCTGTTTGTAAAGGTGAGGGCTAATTTGTGATGTTTCCTTGTTCTCTTactttgctgggatttttcctcaCTTACTGTTTCACTACCTACTATTTCCTCTTGGTGTACAGGCAAACTCCTTGTATCTGGTTGCTCTTCAGTGTTCACAGGTGACCCATGAATCACACGTACAGTTTCAAGAGCATTCGTATTAGTGTCATCTTCAGTATTTCTGTCTTCATCACACTGgtttaaatttgtttttctcattCTCCTTGACCTTTGCTGTCTCTGTTCTAATGAGGTTGAGACAGGCCAATATTCTAACATTTGCAATTCTGGTGTAACTTTATCTGAACTAACAGAGTAACAGCTACAGGGTAGACTTTCATCCTCATGTCCTTTCTCAACAGTACATGTCTCAGGCAGGCCCACTTGCTCTTTATCTATCTCAGAATGCTGTTGACTGGGAGTTTCACCTTCCTTATCACTCTTCAGAGGAGATTTTTCTAGTCTTCTAGATCTTTTGACTCTCTGTCCCATTGTTTGTTCCATGGGCCAGTCACCCAGAAAGTTCAGTAGTTCTGGTTTTCCTGATGTGTCAAAAGCCAAACTGCTTGGTTCCACCGTGTTACTCGTTTGTGTTGATTTTGGTTCCATACACATTCTGCCCAATTGTTCAACTGCAGTTTGAACTTTGAGACTGTTGTTATCACTGTGTTCCTCAGCTCCACCTGTGTGTAAGTTCACAGTCTCTTCAGCTGGAATCACATCAACCTCATCCATTTCTGCTTCAgtattttcttctgtatttaatcccttttcttctttcttctccaaGGGCAGCTCTCTTTTGATGCAATCTGATAAATTAATTTCCAAGTCATCTTGGACAGTGCTGTTCTCAGAACTGTGTTCCACTGagatattttccatttctttttcctctttctgaaaTTGCTTGGGGTCACAAGTACTTTCTAATGTTAGAGAAATACTGGGAGAAGTTTTATCAACTTCAGCTAATTCAATAGGCTCCACCTCAGAAGCAAAACATTCTTCTTCCTTTACATCAGAATGTGCCTTTCTCTTTCTGAAAGACAAATTGGAATGAAATATGAACCCATTTCAAACCTTCTTAAAACATTTGTCCACATTTTTAACTCCAGTTAGAGACAGCATAGAGAGTTTAACCTAGTTAGACTTCTagtagaaggaaaataaatttataactAGCTCTAACTCCAACACTCCTCAACAAAAAAGGAGCTAAGCAAAGATGAACTTTCTTTAGTAAGTACTTTCTTAACTTTCTTTTGTGCTCTTCTTACTAGAGCACAGGGCTAAGAACACTTTCTCAGGAGTCAATCTTCCCCCCATCCCATTTCCAGCATTCAGTTTTGTATCAAAGCACTTTGCTGCCAGACACTTCCTCAC
This window harbors:
- the N4BP2 gene encoding NEDD4-binding protein 2 isoform X4 translates to MPRKRKTGGSPSQRNGNSDRAAVAVSQGDPSHLVAQAMRYVNKEELLNSMSEMFSDLDPSVVYMVLSECDFKVEDAMDHLLELSTHAKGVAFSKTLSFDLAASSLPLVNQQRSTANEGMGEGTAAHSSSGAAIEKILSPGVQLTGELDSLLENAFQSYSLNEELPNSANDQIVHKHPMEQGGFTKFPEWEKPDSVCDVLLFPEQAETNNEVLENFCCSQPPVSQLSIQTSSLSASDSFAETLEDFDMLEMHVQHAVASEVYKLSNGEIPCENSDQTQDTVLDQRSVSAASCGSSQRLVELGVAVSEDPNSRCLEQHEDAVTAFSSASLPEACISPETSSFKTQKPADAQQTQQGYNLNFPTPSDQSQQHWNLMAPVFYPSSGSHSFVIPVAASPGHWRPISDCRTSEKGPFVSSPVVSNAWDGSSSLKVWGNQDRNSKLNLPQAQQPRVCHMMRKKMQLIGQVLVLLRGVPGSGKSYLARNLLEDNPGGIILSTDDYFYKHGQYHYDPDCLGEAHEWNRKRAKEAFEIRISPIIIDNTNIQAWEMKPYVALAQQFKYKVMFREPDTWWKFKPKELERRNIHGVSKEKIKRMLERYERCLTVRSILDSSVPDKSEAAGWSEDPCQEESQRKRKAHSDVKEEECFASEVEPIELAEVDKTSPSISLTLESTCDPKQFQKEEKEMENISVEHSSENSTVQDDLEINLSDCIKRELPLEKKEEKGLNTEENTEAEMDEVDVIPAEETVNLHTGGAEEHSDNNSLKVQTAVEQLGRMCMEPKSTQTSNTVEPSSLAFDTSGKPELLNFLGDWPMEQTMGQRVKRSRRLEKSPLKSDKEGETPSQQHSEIDKEQVGLPETCTVEKGHEDESLPCSCYSVSSDKVTPELQMLEYWPVSTSLEQRQQRSRRMRKTNLNQCDEDRNTEDDTNTNALETVRVIHGSPVNTEEQPDTRSLPVHQEEIVGSETVSEEKSQQSKRTRKHHKLALTFTNSSLPHPREEDHLSKLNLAEEKQKTDLCRQKSSYSQTESQDFALLWRLEKKMLFPETTKILHGRLDGFKPKDIDNVSDSQEKIPYRVTYDKSTFVEESELINIDESEKLDTLCKLFESVSFEALKDLYERCNKDIDWATGLLLDSDEKLRKAVDTESFQVSEAEPVATDLDFKASINCDENLKDCKQAPQVLGAGDTFETSEGKDSPLSIAESRAAKTAVTSADVSDSFTATSLDNSVEVKNSVDSAPRTNTSSSAAGVIELSVSGKQKGGSESPFEETVNKPSLLQLDAVLPRDPNTISTNLKSELNNESDSNPSESNAKNSKGTGLLLEMDHAPLVGPSSNKELEKDKETQENSREICGKEEIDTPSWAATKAKRQSPVPASHAAFSIDCLELTLPPELALQLKEIFGPVGIDAGSLTVEDCVVHIDLNLAKVIHEKWKESILKRQRRDESCKSSAEVFQQIDTDDSEVLLSQNADSKIQKKKSSLAADTSNDIQTKTPATSDVFPFMDHWNAQIQKVSLRQIISEEIAMQEREDLNRVPSTARKDCAAKLKEKQLFEMFPTINQNFLMDVFRDNKAE
- the N4BP2 gene encoding NEDD4-binding protein 2 isoform X3 — its product is MPRKRKTGGSPSQRNGNSDRAAVAVSQGDPSHLVAQAMRYVNKEELLNSMSEMFSDLDPSVVYMVLSECDFKVEDAMDHLLELSTHAKGVAFSKTLSFDLAASSLPLVNQQRSTANEGMGEGTAAHSSSGAAIEKILSPGVQLTGELDSLLENAFQSYSLNEELPNSANDQIVHKHPMEQGGFTKFPEWEKPDSVCDVLLFPEQAETNNEVLENFCCSQPPVSQLSIQTSSLSASDSFAETLEDFDMLEMHVQHAVASEVYKLSNGEIPCENSDQTQDTVLDQRSVSAASCGSSQRLVELGVAVSEDPNSRCLEQHEDAVTAFSSASLPEACISPETSSFKTQKPADAQQTQQGYNLNFPTPSDQSQQHWNLMAPVFYPSSGSHSFVIPVAASPGHWRPISDCRTSEKGPFVSSPVVSNAWDGSSSLKVWGNQDRNSKLNLPQAQQPRVCHMMRKKMQLIGQVLVLLRGVPGSGKSYLARNLLEDNPGGIILSTDDYFYKHGQYHYDPDCLGEAHEWNRKRAKEAFEIRISPIIIDNTNIQAWEMKPYVALAQQFKYKVMFREPDTWWKFKPKELERRNIHGVSKEKIKRMLERYERCLTVRSILDSSVPDKSEAAGWSEDPCQEESQRKRKAHSDVKEEECFASEVEPIELAEVDKTSPSISLTLESTCDPKQFQKEEKEMENISVEHSSENSTVQDDLEINLSDCIKRELPLEKKEEKGLNTEENTEAEMDEVDVIPAEETVNLHTGGAEEHSDNNSLKVQTAVEQLGRMCMEPKSTQTSNTVEPSSLAFDTSGKPELLNFLGDWPMEQTMGQRVKRSRRLEKSPLKSDKEGETPSQQHSEIDKEQVGLPETCTVEKGHEDESLPCSCYSVSSDKVTPELQMLEYWPVSTSLEQRQQRSRRMRKTNLNQCDEDRNTEDDTNTNALETVRVIHGSPVNTEEQPDTRSLPVHQEEIVGSETVSEEKSQQSKRTRKHHKLALTFTNSSLPHPREEDHLSKLNLAEEKQKTDLCRQKSSYSQTESQDFALLWRLEKKMLFPETTKILHGRLDGFKPKDIDNVSDSQEKIPYRVTYDKSTFVEESELINIDESEKLDTLCKLFESVSFEALKDLYERCNKDIDWATGLLLDSDEKLRKAVDTESFQVSEAEPVATDLDFKASINCDENLKDCKQAPQVLGAGDTFETSEGKDSPLSIAESRAAKTAVTSADVSDSFTATSLDNSVEVKNSVDSAPRTNTSSSAAGVIELSVSGKQKGGSESPFEETVNKPSLLQLDAVLPRDPNTISTNLKSELNNESDSNPSESNAKNSKGTGLLLEMDHAPLVGPSSNKELEKDKETQENSREICGKEEIDTPSWAATKAKRQSPVPASHAAFSIDCLELTLPPELALQLKEIFGPVGIDAGSLTVEDCVVHIDLNLAKVIHEKWKESILKRQRRDESCKSSAEVFQQIDTDDSEVLLSQNADSKIQKKKSSLAADTSNDIQTKTPATSDVFPFMDHWNAQIQKVSLRQIISEEIAMQEREDLNRVPSTARKDCAAKLKEKQLFEMFPTINQNFLMDVFRDNKVAFMSRR